One genomic window of bacterium includes the following:
- a CDS encoding ABC transporter ATP-binding protein: protein MNFFRYYKTYRLFAQKNKSIYYFSFVMVFLFSAVLNLSTFTVGQLINEFKLGDINLFRNIGLIALTLVLPSIFEPILFTLRNKLYVNVYTDVLKNVYSKTLLQDYDYHTKRSSGKLINIILKSDTIVDIYLYSFELILFMGIIETLVIITFIAIVSPKLIIPIIITQCILIYPEVYSITRSVRLRRSAKNDEHEVAIYVSDILNSYENVRSFRKENFEINRFFEIANRLNKSVYSYMQGFRLMDVVMAINQILTVLLTASVAIKLYTLGEITFANLIVVISFLLTLKNKVSSVLLAIRNTFKDISRLEDTIDLLNLPESVVKIGNQTIDLEKPIDIKFENISFEYNSNKPIINNLSLEIKHKEDIAFVGPSGGGKTTLVKLLLRYYLVDSGRILINDIDIKDLKEETLQMIFAVVPQDPVMFNQSLLYNIGYGLDVDPTQLENHMASIVEVCKKAQIYDFIMSLPEGFDTKVGERGIKLSGGQRQRVAIARTLLKDPKVIIFDEATSMLDSESEHAIQLAISEIAREKTMIFIAHRLSTIRHCDKIFVIDSGELIESGTHKELLAGNGIYNKIWNIQSGGFINFK from the coding sequence ATGAACTTTTTTCGTTATTATAAAACCTATAGGTTATTCGCTCAAAAAAATAAATCTATTTACTACTTTTCATTTGTAATGGTTTTTCTTTTTTCAGCTGTACTAAATTTATCAACTTTTACTGTTGGACAACTAATCAATGAGTTTAAGCTCGGAGATATAAATTTGTTTCGCAATATTGGATTAATTGCATTGACTTTAGTTTTACCTAGCATTTTTGAACCCATACTTTTTACCTTAAGAAATAAATTATATGTCAATGTATATACAGATGTTTTAAAAAATGTATACTCCAAAACTTTGTTACAAGATTACGACTACCATACAAAGAGATCTTCAGGCAAATTAATAAATATTATTTTGAAATCAGATACAATAGTCGACATTTATTTATATTCGTTTGAATTGATCTTATTTATGGGTATTATTGAAACTTTAGTAATTATTACTTTTATCGCAATTGTGTCGCCTAAGCTTATTATACCTATAATTATTACACAATGTATTTTGATTTATCCTGAAGTATATTCAATTACAAGAAGTGTACGATTAAGGAGATCAGCCAAAAATGACGAACATGAGGTAGCTATTTATGTGTCTGACATTTTAAACAGCTACGAAAATGTGAGATCGTTTAGAAAAGAGAATTTTGAAATTAATCGTTTCTTTGAAATTGCAAATAGACTAAATAAGTCAGTCTATTCATATATGCAAGGATTTAGGTTGATGGATGTGGTTATGGCAATCAATCAAATTTTGACCGTTTTGCTTACTGCATCAGTAGCTATTAAGCTTTATACTTTAGGAGAAATTACATTTGCAAATTTAATAGTTGTTATTTCTTTTTTACTTACTCTCAAAAATAAGGTTTCCAGTGTTCTATTGGCAATCCGTAATACCTTCAAAGATATAAGTCGCTTAGAAGATACCATTGACTTGCTAAATTTACCAGAATCTGTAGTAAAAATTGGAAACCAAACTATCGATTTAGAAAAACCTATTGATATAAAGTTTGAAAATATTTCTTTTGAATATAATTCAAATAAGCCTATTATCAATAATTTAAGTCTAGAGATAAAACATAAAGAAGATATTGCTTTTGTAGGACCATCTGGTGGAGGTAAAACAACATTAGTCAAATTGCTACTACGATACTACCTAGTTGATAGTGGAAGAATTTTGATAAATGATATAGACATAAAGGATCTGAAAGAGGAAACTCTACAAATGATATTTGCTGTTGTACCTCAAGATCCTGTTATGTTTAATCAGTCACTACTTTACAATATTGGTTATGGACTAGATGTTGACCCAACTCAACTAGAAAATCATATGGCTAGCATTGTCGAAGTTTGTAAGAAGGCTCAAATTTATGATTTTATCATGTCACTTCCTGAAGGTTTTGATACGAAAGTAGGAGAGCGTGGAATCAAGCTATCTGGAGGTCAAAGACAAAGAGTAGCGATTGCAAGAACATTACTCAAAGATCCAAAAGTAATAATATTTGATGAAGCAACATCTATGCTTGATTCCGAAAGCGAGCATGCAATCCAATTAGCAATCTCCGAAATAGCAAGAGAAAAAACAATGATTTTCATAGCCCATAGACTTTCAACGATTAGACATTGCGACAAAATATTTGTAATAGATAGTGGAGAATTGATAGAGAGTGGAACACATAAAGAATTACTTGCTGGAAATGGGATCTATAATAAGATATGGAATATACAAAGTGGAGGGTTTATCAATTTCAAGTAA